GCGCCGGGGGCATCGGGGCCCTGGCCCTCTTCACCCTGAGGGACTACGGGATCCAGGACATCACCATCGTGGACATCGTGAAGGAGAAGCTGGCCGTCTCCGAGTCCATGGGGCTGCCCGGGGTCAAGGTCCTGGCCTCTGACCTCTCGGACCTGCCGGAGAACAGCTTTGACCTCATCCTGGAAGCCTCGGGCAGCGGTGCGGGCCTCAAGCGCACCGTGGTCCTGGCCGCCCCCGATGGCAAGATCGTCCTCATCGGCCACCAGGGCAGTCTGGAACTGGATTTCGGGCTCGTGATGAAGAAATCGCTGACCCTGGCCGCCAGCATGGGCAGCACGGGTGGCTTCGAGGAAGCCGCCCGCATCATCGCCGCGAACCGCGAGGCCGTCTCCAAGGTGGTCACCCGCATCGTCCCCATGGGCGAGGCCGTGAGCTACCTGAAGGAGGGCAGGCCCTGCCCAGCCGACCTCAAGGTGGTCATCGACCTGGGCTGAGGCCCGGGCACAACTCCCGGGGGCGAGGACTGGACCCCACACCCCCGGGCGCCGGGTGTTCCACGTGGAACACCCGGCCTTGAGGTGTACAGAGCACCGCTGTCAGCTGGAACCAGACTGAGCCGACTTGGCGAACATGGGTCAATCCTGACGGGCTTCCTCTATGGTTCATTCCCGGGGGAGCCAGTCCTGGCAAGGGTGCAATTTTGGTCAGTGAATGACCACTTGGAGGTGTTATAGATAAAACACCTTCAAGGTCCAGACATGCAAAATTCCGATCTAACTCCAGCGGTCATAGGGCTCTGGGCCAAGAGCGGAGAACTCCATGGTCACAGTCTCCTGAGTCACATGCTGGACGTGGCGGCGGTGGCGGAAGTCCTGCTTGATCGGGAGCCTGCATCGACTCGTCAGCGCTTGGGGGCCTCTCTGGGCCTGGATTGGGACAAGGCCCGGGCCTGGGTGCTCCTATTGGCGGCTTGCCACGATCTGGGCAAGGCCTGTGCGCCCTTCCAGGACAAGTGGAAAAGGGGCCGGGACATCCTTGAATCCGCGGGTCTGCGCTTTCCCCCTGCCATGGACCTCCATATCAATCACGCCTGGGTCAGCCAGATATTCGTGGCGGACAAGCTGACCGCACTGGGTTGGCCCAAGAGGCTTGGCGAATTGGCCGCAGATGCCCTGGGGGCCCACCATGGGGAGCGGGCCAACCCCACGCTTTTGACCCGCATGCGGGGGGATCGCCATGTCTGGCGGGACCCCGCATGGAGTGGGGCCCGGGATGCCCTCTTTGAGGCCCTGCTGGGCCTGTTCCGGCCAGGGGAGCCGCCCATGAAGGTGTCCATGGATGGGCCGGGCTTCATGCTCCTCGCGGGTCTGGTGAGCTTTGCTGACTGGATCGGTTCCAGTGAGGCATGGTTTCCCTTTGATGGTTTCCAGATCGAGGGGGATCTCGATGCCTGGTGGAGGGCGCGGAGGGCCATGGCTGAGCGGGCCATGGACGCCCTTGGATGGTTTCCTCGTACCCCCCTGTTCCCCATGGAACGCCCTTTCCAGGAGGTCTTCCCCTTTCCTCCCAGGCCTCTGCAGTGCGCGACAGCCGAGGCGGTCCAGGGGGTGGAGGATCCCTGTGTCCTCTTGGTGGAGGCCCCCATGGGGGAAGGCAAGACGGAGGCCGCCTTCTATGCCCATGGCGAGCTCCAGCGGCGGCTCGGGCATCGGGGCCTCTATGTGGCCCTTCCCACCAAGGCCACAGGGAACGCCATGTTCTCTCGGACCTTGGCCTTTCTTCGCGAGCAGGGCGAAGGGCGCCACCTCGACCTTCAGCTTCTCCATGGCGCCACAGCCCTCAACGAGGCCTACCAGGAGCTTCGCCTGGGCGGTGTCCATGATCCTCAATCGGACGGTTCGGTCCGGGCGGGAGAGTGGTTCACCCACCGCAAGCGGGCCCTCCTCTCAGAATATGGTGTGGGCACCGTGGACCAGGCCCTGCTCCCCATTCTCCCGGTGCGGCATCACTTCGTACGTCTGTGGGGGCTGGCCAACCGGGTGGTTGTCTTCGACGAGGTCCACGCCTATGACACCTATACCGGGACGCTCCTGCTCCAGTTGGTGGAATGGCTGGTGGCGCTGGGTTCCTCGGTGCTCCTCCTCTCGGCGACCCTACCTCCGGGTACCCGCCGCAAGCTGGCGGGCATGCTTGGGGGAAGCCTGCCGGAATCTGAGGCCCCCTATCCTCGCCTGACCCTTTTCCAGCGGGAGGCCCTCCGCCAGATACCCTTCCCGGCTGACCCCGCACGTCGGCGCGTCGTCGAAGTCCACCCCCTGCCCGCGGACCTGGGCTCCATTCAAGGTGCCGTGGAATCGGGGATGCCCATTGAAGGCTCGGCCCTGGTGTTGGTGAATACGGTCCAGCGGGCCCAGGAATTCTATGGGCTCTACCCGGCGGGGGAGGCGATCCGCCGGAATGGGGTTCCCGTGGGCAAGCGACTCCCGGATGGGACTGAAGTGCTTCTGTTTCATGCACGATTCCCTGCGGATTTGCGACAAGTCCGTGAGGATCACGCCTTGGATCGTTTCGGGAGCAGGAGCCTTCGCACGGGTCGGCGCATCCTCATCGCCACCCAGGTGGCTGAGCAGAGCCTCGACCTGGACTTCGACTTCATGGTGAGTGATCTGGCTCCCATCGACCTCCTCCTGCAGCGGGCCGGGCGCCTCTGGCGGCATGCCCGGGCAGGGCGCCCCCTCCCGGTCCCCCGCCTGCTGGTGGCGGGTCTTGCGGGATCGGAGCCACCCTCCTTCGGGGCTCCGCTCTGGTGGGGTGCAGTCTACCGTGAGGATGTGCTTCTCTGGACCTGGTGTCTCCTTCAGGGCTGCACAAGCCTGGCCCTCCCGGATGAGATCGATGCCCTGGTCTCCAGGGTGTATGAGGAGGAGGTGCCGGTTCCCTCCTTTCTGGAAGACCGCCTGGAGGCCTATCGCCAGGAAGCGGAGGGGGAGCGCTATGCTCACCGCCTTCAGGCCTTGAGGAACACCATCGGCAGTCCCGGTGATGCTTCCTGGAATGACCCTGGGCGCTACACCCGGGCGGATGAGGATGAGCCCGGCATTCACCCGGCCCTCCAGGCCCTGACGCGCTTGGGAGACGAGTCGCTGACAATCATCCCCATCAGGGCAGCGGATGGGTTCCACCCGGAGGCCACCCCCAGTTCTGTCGAGGCCAGGGCTTGGTCTCTGCGGGCCATGAGCCTCGGGCGGAAAGGGGTGGTGGCAAAACTGAAACCCCTGGGCGTTCCGGAGGGGTGGAAGTCATCCCCTTTCCTGCGTCATGCCTTTGCGCTTCAGCTGGATGAGGACGGTCGCTGGCAGGTGGACCCCACCGTGCGTCTGGACGAGGAACTTGGACTGGTATTCGAGAACAAGGAGGCCCTTTGAAGCGATTCAATCTCATTGACGAGCCCTGGATCCCCGTGCGCTTTCTCGAGGGCGCCCGGGGTGAGTTGGGCATCCTGGAAACCCTGCGGAGGGCCGAGGAGATCGCCGTCCTTGAAGACCCCTCTCCTCTCGTCACGGCAGCACTCCACCGCCTGTTGTTGGCCGTGCTCTACCGGGCTCTGGAAGGGCCATGCGATATCGAGGAGGCGAGGGCCCTCTTCGAGAATGGGTTGCCCCTCCAGCGAATCGAGTCCTACTTGGAGACCTGGAGGGAGCGCTTCTGGCTCTTCCATGACAGGTACCCCTTTGGGCAGATCGCCGAATTCGGGCCAAAAGCATGGAGAGCGTGGACAGTGCTTGCGACCGAGCACAACGCAGATAACGCCAAAGTGCTTTTCGACCACATTGATGTCCAGGAGCCCGGCTCCATCACAGCGGGCCCGGCTGCCCGCTGGTTGGTGGCATGCCAGACCTTTGCTGTCAGCTCCGGGAAAAGTGAGCTTGCCCACACAGGTACGGCACCTTCGGCCACAGGGGCTATGATCATCCCCATCGGCCCCAATCTGATGCATACGCTGCTCTTTGCCTTGGTGCCGCAGCGCCGAGCCATCCTCAAAGAGGATCGCCCTTTGTGGGAGCAGAATCCTACGCCGGTCGGAGACCTTGCGAAGGGTGCGAGTAGGGCCTTGGTCGGCCTATCGGACAGGTTCACTTGGCGAAGCCGGACCATCCGCATAAGGGATACCGACGAGGCGGTGGAGCAAGTCGCGCTGGCTTCAGGTGTTCAATTTGACCCCTCTGATCAACGCGATCCCATGTTTGCCTACCGGCTCGTCAAAGATAAGGGGATCTTCCCTGTTTCCTTCAGGGACCGGGGCATTTGGCGGGATTTTGATTCACTTCTCCCCGATCAGGAGAGTTTGGCACCGCAGGCGATTCAGCATGCTCTGGAGATGAGCGGCGGCGATCCGGCTGGGCTTCCAGGCAGGGTCATGGTCCTGGGGCAGAGCAACGATAAGGCCAAGATTGAGTTCTGGCGGATGGAATGTTTTGCGCTGCCGGGTGCCTTGGCTTCGAACCTGGGGATCCGGAGCGATATCCGGGGCTTTCTGGATCGTGCCGAGACGACGGGGTCTGCTCTCTGGGCTGGCTGTGCCACCTTTGCCCGCCAAGTCATCAGCCACGGTGGGCCAGACCCTGATAAGAAGGACGTTCACAACTTCATCGCTCAGATGCCCTGTCTCCCCGCCTACTGGGCACGGTTGGAAGCTGCCTTCCACGCCCTCCTCCAGGCCTTCCAACCGGAGTCGGACCCCGAGGTGATCCGCCGGGATTGGCTGCAGTCGGTTCATAGGGCGCTCCGTGGGGCCTGGGGCCTCCATGCCTCCAGTGCCCGGCAGGGGGATGTCTGGAGCATCCGGGCCCTGGTTCAAGCTGAGGGCCTCATCGCCCGGGAGCTGAAGAAGCTGGACCAGGATATTCGAGACATTAACGCCTATCTGGCCAAGGAGACCCTATGAGCACCTTCATCGAGTGGCTCGAAGAGCGACAGCGGGAGGACACCCGGGTTCGGGCGGCCCTGAAGCGGAGCCTTGCCTTTGAGCCCGGCACCCATGTCCCTGCCTTCCCCTGGGTGGAGCCCTTTCTGGTCGGCAATGAAAACACCTGGCGGCGCAAGGTCCATCACCTGGTGGCGGGCCTTTGGGCCCTCCACTGGCGGGAGGGGGAATCCCGCCCGGTCCTGCCTCTGGGTGTGGCCGCTGCCACTTTTCAGAACGCCATGGATGCTGCGGGCACCGAGCGACGCTTCATCGCCCTCCTGGATGCTGACGAAGAGCAGCTCCCTCACCGCCTCCGACAGCTGGTGGCCCTGCTCAAGGATTACCCCCTCGACTTCGAGGCCATGCTGACTGACCTCCTTCGCTGGAACAACGAAAGCAAGCGGACCCAGAACGAATGGGCCCGGGATTTCTACCGCACCCTCACCCATGACGGCGCTGAGTTCGCCGCAAGCAAACCTTCCGAGGAGAAGCCCTGATGAAGACCCTGATCGAGATCCACGCCCTTCAGAACTACGCCCCCTCCAACCTCAACCGGGATGATACCGGGGCCCCCAAGGATGCCCTCTTCGGGGGCACCCGCCGGGCCAGGATCAGCAGTCAGTGCCTCAAGCGTGCGGTGCGCCAGCACTTCGACGCGCTCGTCCAGAAAGGTGTCCTCGCCCACGACGATCTGGCGGATCGCACCAAGCGAGTGATGGGGGAGATTGTGCGGCACCTCACCGGCCTGGGCCGGGCCGAAGATGAGGCCCAGGAGCGGGCCATCGCTGCTCTTGCAGCGGTGGAGCTGACCATCAAGGATGATGGGAAGAGCCAGTATCTGCTCTTCCTCGGGAAGCGGGAGATCGCCCGTTTGGCCCAGGTGATCCATGAAAAGTGGGATCTCCTGGCCCCGCAGGAAGCCCCCGTGGCGGAGGTGAAAAAGGCTGGAAAGGCCAAGAAGCAGGCTGCCCAGGGGGCAGACCCGGAGCTGAAGAAGGCCATGGACAAGGTGATCGATGGCGGCAAGGCCCTGGATGTGGCCCTCTTCGGCCGCATGCTCGCCGATATGCCCGCAAAGAACCAGTTCGCCGCCTGCCAGGTGGCCCACGCCATTTCCACCCATGCGGTGGAACGGGAGTTTGACTACTACACGGCCGTGGATGATCTGAAGCCCGATGAGACCGCCGGGGCCGACATGATCGGGACCGTGGAGTTCAACTCAGCGTGCTTCTACCGCTACGCCGTTCTGGACTGGGCGAAGCTCCTGGAGAACCTCCAGGACGATGAGGAGCTGGCCACGCGGGGATTGGCGGCCTTCCTGGAGGGCTTCGTGGTGGCGGAGCCCACTGGCAAGCAGAACAGTTTCGCCGCCCACAACCCCCCTGAGTTCGTGGCCGTGACGGTGCGCCGGGAGGGGGCACCTCGGAACTTGGCCAATGCCTTTGAGGTGGCCATCCGCCCCAAGCGCGGGGAGTCGCTTACTCGGCTCTCGGCCCAGAAACTGGTGGAGAAGGCCCAGCAGCTCAAAGCAGCTTACGGGGGTGAGGAGACCACCCATGTCCTGGACCTGGCTGGTGCTGGGGATGGCCTGGGTGTGGCGGCGCCCTCCCTTGCAGAACTGGTCAGCAGGACCCTCCAGGCGGTGAGGTCCTGATGGCGACCCTGCTTTTGCGACTGGTGGGCCCCATGCAGTCCTGGGGTACCACCAGCCGCTTCGATGAGCGGGACACTGGCCCTGAGCCCAGCAAGTCCGGGGTTCTGGGACTGGTGGCCGCCGCCATGGGCGTCGAACGGGGTGATTGGGTGGCTCTGGAGCCCCTGAGCCATCTGGGGATGGGGGTACGCCACGATCGCCCGGGTGTGCCCGCCAAGGATTACCAAACCGCAGGTTGTGCACAGGGCGACAGCATCATCAAGGCCGATGGTTCCCAGGCCAAAGGCGGAGGTGTGGTGTCGAGCCGCCATTACCTTGCTGATGCAGCCTTCCTGGTGGGTCTGGAAGGGCAGGACCGCGGCCTCCTTGAGCGCATTCATGAAGCCCTTCAGCGCCCAAGGTGGCCCCTTGCCCTGGGGCGGAAGGGATACCTCCCCAGTGAGGCCCCCTGGCTCCCGGCGGCCTGGAACCCCATCCAGGACGGGGCGCTCCTGGCTGTGCTCTTGGCCCAGCCCTGGATCGCCACTCTGCGCCCCGGCGAGAAAGCCCCGGAGCGCTTGCGGCTCTCCCTCGAGTCGAAGGATGGGAGTGGTGTGATGCGCATGGATCAGCTGCTCTCTTCCTTTGAGGATCGTCGCTTTGGGGCGCGGTATATCCGCTCTGAATGGGTGCCCTTTCCTGGGGAGGCCTGCCATGTACCTGCATAGGCTCCATCTCGATCTCCGCAACCGGGAGGCGCGTCGGGATCTGGCGGATTCCTACCAGCTCCACGCCACCCTGAGTCGGGCCTTCAGCCCCCCCGAAATCCCCTGCCCTGCCGGGGCCTTTCTATGGCGTCTGGAGCCCGAGACCGGCGAAGGCGGGAGCCCTCGCCTGCTCGTCCAGGGTGGCGAGCTGCCGGATTGGAGCCGCCTTCCCTCCGGCTGGCTTGTGGGCTCCCCGGACCCCGCCATCCACCTAGCCTCCCGCATGAAGCTGGACCAGTGCCACGAAGGCCAGCGCTTCCGCTTTCGGCTCCGGGCCAACCCCAGCGCCTGCCGGGGAGGGAAGCGGATAGGGCTCCTGCAGGAGAGGGAGCAGCGGGATTGGCTGGCCCGAAAGGGGGTGCAGCATGGCTTCAGCCTGATGGCCGGGGGCCATGGTGGCTTCTATGCCACTGAACCCGACCCCTCTGTCCTGCTCTCCCAGGCGGAGATGCTCCGCGGTCGGCAGCTTTCGGGCAACCGGATCAAGGTCTTCAGTGTGCTCTTCGATGGGTACCTGGTCGTGAGCGACCCGGGGCTTTTCCGGGAGGCACTCGCCCGGGGCATCGGCCACGGCAAGGCTCTGGGCTTGGGGCTTCTATCGGTGGCCCCCTTGCCATGAGGCTCGAGTCCAACCCCATCCCCATGAAGGAACGCAGCACCATGGTGTGGCTCCAGTACGGGGCTCTGGATGTGCAGGATGGGGCCTTGGTGCTCATCGACAAGGAGGGGGTGCGGACCCACATCCCCGTGGGTGGTCTCGGGTGCCTGCTCCTGGAGCCCGGCACCCGGGTCACCCACGCTGCCATTGCCCTGGCGGCATCTGTGGGCTGCCTGATCCTCTGGGTTGGTGAGGGGGGCGTCCGCCTCTATTCGGCAGGGCAACCTGGCGGTGCCCGCTCGGACCGTCTGCTCTACCAGGCCAAGCTGGCCCTGGATGAAGATCTCCGCCTGAAGGTCATCCGGGGCATGTATCGCTTCCGGTTCAAGGAAGAGCCGCCCATGCGGCGGAGCATCGAGCAGCTCCGAGGCATTGAAGGGGTCCGTGTGCGGACCACCTACCAACTCCTGGCCAAGGAGCACGGAATCGAATGGGGCCGACGGGAGTATGACCCCGATGACTTCGAAAACCAGGACCCCATCAATCGTTGCCTCAGCGTGGCCAATCACTGTCTTTATGGCCTATGCGAGGCGGCCATCCTGGCGGCTGGGTACGCCCCGGCCATCGGCTTTATCCACACGGGAAAGCCCCTATCCTTCGTGTACGACATCGCCGATCTCTTCAAATTCGAGACGGTGGTACCCATTGCCTTCAAGATCGCAGCCTCCAAGACCCGTGAGTGGGAGCGGGAGACCCGCCTGTATTGCCGGAACAGTTTCCGGAAACACAACCTCCTGGAGCGGATCATACCCACCATCGAAGAGATCCTCGCCTGTGGCGGCCTTGAACTCCCGAAGCCCCATGCGGAGGCTGTGCCCATAGCCATTCCCAATAAGGAGCAGAGCGGCGATGCTGGTCATCGTGCTTGAGAATGCCCCGCCTCGGCTCAGAGGCTATCTGTCGCGGCTCCTACTGGAGGTCCGGGCGGGTGTGTTCGTTGGTGAATACTCCACCCGTGTCCGGGAGCACCTCTGGGCGACAGTCCAGAAGCAGGTTGCCCCCGGCAATGCGGTCATGGCCTGGAATGCCCCCAACGACGCGGGCTTTGACTTCGATACCTGCGGTGAAAACCGCCGGGTTCCCGTGCTTCTGGATGGACTGAAGCTTTGCGCTTTCAGGCCTCTGGAAAACGGTAGGATCTTTGAGAATGATATAAAGACATAAATCAGGCAGCATAGAAGGAAGTCCTTCCCCGCGAACGCGGGGATGATCCGTGGGAGAACCCACTGATCAGGCTGTTGAGAGCCCTTCCCCGCGAACGCGGGGATGATCCGGCCATCACCGGCATCAACACCGCCCACCGGCGCCCTTCCCCGCGAACGCGGGGATGATCCGTTGTCTGGCCAGGTGCTCAAGAACCAGACCAGCCCTTCCCCGCGAACGCGGGGATGATCCGCCCAATGGAGAATCGCTCTTGGGTCACTCCAGCCCTTCCCCGCGAACGCGGGGATGATCCGCTCATGTGCTCCGACTGCCTGGAGGCACTCAACCCTTCCCCGCGAACGCGGGGATGATCCGCCATGACTACATACCGGAACCCCTGGCATAACCCCTTCCCCGCGAACGCGGGGATGATCCGCGTCACCCTGCTTCCCCTGCTGCCACATCGAGCCCTTCCCCGCGAACGCGGGGATGATCCGATGGATCCTGTCACCCACAGCATCCCGCAGACCCCTTCCCCGCGAACGCGGGGATGATCCGTAGGTGACGCTGGCGTTGCTTTCGACGAGAGTCCCTTCCCCGCGAACGCGGGGATGATCCGAAGATCCTCGCCGGGGGATCGTGCGAAGTGACCCCTTCCCCGCGAACGCGGGGATGATCCGGTGCTATCCCCGTTGTTGTACCAGACCTCTACCCCTTCCCCGCGAACGCGGGGATGATCCGCTCTATGGACGGGTGGAGGGCCTGAGCGACCACCCTTCCCCGCGAACGCGGGGATGATCCGCCTTCCACGCATCCCGCTCGACCTCTGCCGCGCCCTTCCCCGCGAACGCGGGGATGATCCGTAGCCGTCGTCATGCTCCCCGAATGCCGCTGCCCCTTCCCCGCGAACGCGGGGATGATCCGGTCCGCCCCGATGAGGGGGATGGGCTGGTCACCCCTTCCCCGCGAACGCGGGGATGATCCGATCTTCAAGTCGGGCTACTGGAACAGCTTCGGCCCTTCCCCGCGAACGCGGGGATGATCCGGCCATCCACCAGACGGCCACCTCGACCCTGGACCCTTCCCCGCGAACGCGGGGATGATCCGGCCGCCTTGGGGGCCAGCTCCTGGACCTCACACCCTTCCCCGCGAACGCGGGGATGATCCGCAATGATGGTCGGATACAACGACTACCCCCTTCCCTTCCCCGCGAACGCGGGGATGATCCGCGGGCCAGCCAGGTCGCGCGAAGGCTCCAGCGCCCTTCCCCGCGAACGCGGGGATGATCCGGACACCTCCACACTCAGCCGGTATCTCAGCGACCCTTCCCCGCGAACGCGGGGATGATCCGGAGATCAGCGCGGGTCTGGGGCTCTCATACCCCCCTTCCCCGCGAACGCGGGGATGATCCGGCCACGTCCATGGTCATGACTGGAGAGATCACCCCTTCCCCGCGAACGCGGGGATGATCCGCTCACCACGCTGCAGCTCAGCACCTCGAGCTACCCTTCCCCGCGAACGCGGGGATGATCCGACCTTGATGCTGGCCAGATTCCATGCAGCCCGCCCTTCCCCGCGAACGCGGGGATGATCCGAGCAGGCCTTCATCGACAGGTCCATCGCACTGCCCTTCCCCGCGAACGCGGGGATGATCCGAAGGCGTGGGGGGTCACTGCAGAGCAAGTTGACCCTTCCCCGCGAACGCGGGGATGATCCGCGGGAGCCGCGTAGAGCCCACCTCAGCGCTGTCCCTTCCCCGCGAACGCGGGGATGATCCGTCCTTGGCCAGGCGGGCACTGAGGGCACCAGCCCCTTCCCCGCGAACGCGGGGATGATCCGCGACCTCGCGGTACTGCCCAGGGGTGAGGTCCCCCTTCCCCGCGAACGCGGGGATGATCCGCATCCCCCGTCATCACCCGGTTGATGGACCTGCCCTTCCCCGCGAACGCGGGGATGATCCGCCCCTCCCGCTTTGGAGTCCAGATGCCGCTGACCCTTCCCCGCGAACGCGGGGATGATCCGATCACCCTGCAGGGCATGCCTGACGCCACCTCCCCTTCCCCGCGAACGCAGGGATGATCCGCCGGGGCTCCCTTGGGTTCCACCCCCGTACCCGAGAGGGCTCTCCCTACCTCCGCTCCCCCAACTTCATCAGGGTGGCGTAGCACTTTCTCAGGAGGGCGGGGACGGTGTCGGGGCCTCTCCGTCCGGCCTCTTCGGCCACCTCCAGGGCCATGCCGGGTTTGGAGTGGGCCTTGAGGGCCTGGTGGATGGTGGTGCCCGGGTCGGGGGGCGGGGGCTGGTTGGCGGCGCGTCGGTAGACCGGGGCGAAGCCGCTGCGCCAGAGGAAGTGCTCCATGTCCTGGTCGGGCAGGAGGGTGAGGTGCCGGGACTCGGGACGGCCTTTAAGGAGATGGCGGACCTTGGCGGCGTAGTGCTGCCCGGCCTCGTCGCCATCGGCGATCACATGCCATGGGATGCCGAAGCGGTCGGCGAAGGCCACCAGAGGGGCCAACCCCGCCTGGGCGAAGGCCACGCAGTGGATTCCCTCCAGGGGGAAGCTCAGGCCCTGGACCCGGGCCAGCTCGGGGAGGAGCCAGGCCTCGGTCTCGCCCTCCACCAGGAGCCAGACCCGGGCGAAGAGGCTCTCGGCGTGGTGGGTGCGGACATGGAAGGCGACCCTCCGGGCGTCGATGGGGTTGAGGGGGCGGGCCTCGGGGTGGGGGAAGACGGCGGTCTGGCGGGGCCGCCGCACCAGGCGCCGGAGGGCCCTGCTGGGCATGGCCGCCAGCAGGGAGCCGGTGGCGGTGGTGACCAGCTTCTGGACGGGGAGCTGCTCCATGAGGCTCCACACCGTCGCCAACTGGATGGGGTGGAGGTGGGTCTCGGGATCCTCGAGGACCAGGAGGGGGCTCACGCCAGCGGTCTTAGGCCAGGCCATCTCGGCCTGGAGCATGGCGCCCACCAGCGCGAGGAGGGCCACCTGGCGGGTGCCCGCCCCCGCCCTGCGGGCCAGGTCGCCAAGGGAGCGCCCATCCTGGAGCAGCATGGGGGCGTCGGCCATGTCCGAAGCGCGCCGGAAGCCCGGATTTCCGGGCTGGAAGAGGTCCGGGCGCAGGGTGGCCAGGTGCTGGAGGGCTTCGAGGCCCCGGGCCAGCTCACCGGGGTGGACCTGGTGGGGAACCGTGAGCAGCCGCTCGAAGATCCGCCGGACGGCTCGGTCGGGAGCCTCATGGAGCTCCAGCTCCGGGGCCAGGGCCGGGGCCAGCATCCCCTCTGCGAGCCGGAGCTCGTGGAAGACATGGAGGGGGTGGGCCTTGATGACCAGGTCCGCCAGGAGTGCGGCATCCCCCTCGGGCAGGGGCAGCTCGCGCCCATCGGGTCCCAGGAAGACCCGGTCCACCCGGATCCGTCCGCGGCTCAGGCGATGGCCCGCCCAGTGGAGGACCAGGTGGAAGGCGCCCCGGCCATCCCGCCAGCCGGCACTCTCCCAGTCCCGGGGGGGTTCACCCCCGAAGCGCAGGCTGATGCCCAGGTGGCGGGCGATGCTGTGGCGGTCGTTTTCCAGGCGGTGGAAGTCGGCCTCGGTGATGCTCCGGTCCCCCAGGGCGGACTGGAGGGCCTCCACCAGGGTCGTCTTGCCCCAGGCATTCTCCCCGAAGCACACGGTGGTATCGGACTCCAGGTCCAGGCGGAGCTCAGTGATGCCCCTGAAGTTGACGACGGCGATGTGCTCGAGGTGCATGGCGTGATCATGACACAGCGTCCTCCCGTTGACCGCCTGGGCTCCCCTTGCCAGACTCGGGGACAAGTCCCCCTCCTGGAGCCCCCATGTGCCTGCGCCTGCCCGGCCTGTGCCTGCTGCTCGCCGCCTTGCCCCTGGCGGCGGTGGAGCCCGCCTTCTTCCAGACCCGCAATCAGGGACCCCTGGCCGTCCTCTACGGGGTGCCGACCCCGGGGGCCCTGGGTGTCCTGGCGCCGGGCCGCTCCGAGGGGAGCGTCCGCCTGGACTGGTCCAACAGCTACGCTCTGGACAGCAACGGTGGGGATGACCTCGAGCTGGACGGGGAGACACTGCGGGCGACCCT
The sequence above is drawn from the uncultured Holophaga sp. genome and encodes:
- a CDS encoding DUF2813 domain-containing protein, with translation MSPSLARGAQAVNGRTLCHDHAMHLEHIAVVNFRGITELRLDLESDTTVCFGENAWGKTTLVEALQSALGDRSITEADFHRLENDRHSIARHLGISLRFGGEPPRDWESAGWRDGRGAFHLVLHWAGHRLSRGRIRVDRVFLGPDGRELPLPEGDAALLADLVIKAHPLHVFHELRLAEGMLAPALAPELELHEAPDRAVRRIFERLLTVPHQVHPGELARGLEALQHLATLRPDLFQPGNPGFRRASDMADAPMLLQDGRSLGDLARRAGAGTRQVALLALVGAMLQAEMAWPKTAGVSPLLVLEDPETHLHPIQLATVWSLMEQLPVQKLVTTATGSLLAAMPSRALRRLVRRPRQTAVFPHPEARPLNPIDARRVAFHVRTHHAESLFARVWLLVEGETEAWLLPELARVQGLSFPLEGIHCVAFAQAGLAPLVAFADRFGIPWHVIADGDEAGQHYAAKVRHLLKGRPESRHLTLLPDQDMEHFLWRSGFAPVYRRAANQPPPPDPGTTIHQALKAHSKPGMALEVAEEAGRRGPDTVPALLRKCYATLMKLGERR
- the cas2e gene encoding type I-E CRISPR-associated endoribonuclease Cas2e gives rise to the protein MLVIVLENAPPRLRGYLSRLLLEVRAGVFVGEYSTRVREHLWATVQKQVAPGNAVMAWNAPNDAGFDFDTCGENRRVPVLLDGLKLCAFRPLENGRIFENDIKT
- the cas1e gene encoding type I-E CRISPR-associated endonuclease Cas1e, which gives rise to MRLESNPIPMKERSTMVWLQYGALDVQDGALVLIDKEGVRTHIPVGGLGCLLLEPGTRVTHAAIALAASVGCLILWVGEGGVRLYSAGQPGGARSDRLLYQAKLALDEDLRLKVIRGMYRFRFKEEPPMRRSIEQLRGIEGVRVRTTYQLLAKEHGIEWGRREYDPDDFENQDPINRCLSVANHCLYGLCEAAILAAGYAPAIGFIHTGKPLSFVYDIADLFKFETVVPIAFKIAASKTREWERETRLYCRNSFRKHNLLERIIPTIEEILACGGLELPKPHAEAVPIAIPNKEQSGDAGHRA